In a single window of the Flavobacterium sp. W4I14 genome:
- a CDS encoding 16S rRNA processing protein RimM (product_source=KO:K02860; cath_funfam=2.30.30.240,2.40.30.60; cog=COG0806; ko=KO:K02860; pfam=PF01782; superfamily=50346,50447; tigrfam=TIGR02273), translating into MKHEEAFYIGYVTKTRGLKGEVQVFFEFDEYEQLEFDVVFADMNGKLVPYFVASAKLQANKTGYFNFDDADHIDKVQPLLKKKLYLPLSQMPERDESEFFYTDFKGYLAIDETLGELGEILEVNEYPQQFVATVVYKETEILFPLNEDFIVEYDEDEKTLTLDLPEGLLDIYLES; encoded by the coding sequence ATGAAACACGAAGAAGCATTTTATATTGGTTACGTTACCAAAACGAGGGGTTTAAAGGGAGAAGTTCAGGTGTTTTTCGAATTTGATGAGTACGAACAACTCGAATTTGATGTGGTATTTGCCGATATGAATGGTAAGCTTGTTCCATATTTTGTGGCTTCAGCAAAATTACAAGCCAATAAAACAGGCTATTTTAACTTTGATGACGCTGATCATATCGATAAAGTACAGCCGCTGTTAAAAAAGAAATTATACCTGCCCCTATCGCAAATGCCTGAGCGCGATGAAAGTGAGTTCTTCTACACTGATTTTAAAGGCTATTTAGCAATAGATGAAACCTTGGGCGAATTGGGCGAAATTTTGGAAGTAAATGAGTATCCGCAGCAGTTTGTGGCTACAGTAGTGTATAAAGAAACCGAAATTCTGTTCCCGCTAAATGAAGATTTTATTGTAGAGTACGACGAGGATGAAAAAACACTAACCCTTGATTTACCAGAGGGTTTGCTGGATATTTATTTGGAGAGCTAA
- a CDS encoding hypothetical protein (product_source=Hypo-rule applied; superfamily=56747), with protein sequence MLKRISKIAIIFLTTLTIFSCKTVQQANLKEIKPFVGIWNDTTNPGSKIVFKADGSFYNMTNEGGVQIITHSGTFKILSNNMYVLNISDARSDATYDLKGRQYANYYTLSNDKKTMKVSGVVDGRNGRKPLQWASDLIKVNTLD encoded by the coding sequence ATGCTCAAAAGAATATCAAAAATTGCCATAATTTTCCTTACAACGCTAACCATCTTTTCTTGTAAAACCGTACAACAGGCTAATTTAAAAGAAATCAAGCCATTTGTTGGCATCTGGAACGATACCACCAACCCTGGGAGTAAGATCGTTTTTAAAGCGGATGGAAGTTTTTACAATATGACCAATGAAGGTGGTGTACAGATCATCACGCATAGTGGCACATTTAAAATTTTATCAAACAACATGTATGTGCTAAATATTTCGGATGCAAGGTCTGATGCTACTTACGATCTTAAAGGCAGGCAATATGCAAACTATTACACCTTAAGCAATGACAAAAAAACAATGAAAGTAAGCGGCGTTGTTGACGGACGGAACGGTAGAAAGCCCTTGCAATGGGCGAGTGATCTGATAAAGGTTAATACGCT